The proteins below are encoded in one region of Candidatus Margulisiibacteriota bacterium:
- a CDS encoding glutamate--tRNA ligase → MTTIKTRFAPSPTGHLHIGGARTALYSYLFAKQNNGKFILRIEDTDKERSDDRFSQDIINALLWLGITWDEGPYYQSKRIDIYNEYSNILLKQGLAYKKDEAVFFRIPETDRIEINDLIHGKITFNTKELNDFVIIKSDGYPAFHFAVVIDDAVMGITHIIRGDDHISNTPKQLLLYQALELTIPVYAHLPLIVGKDHTPLSKRHGDTALSEYQKHGYLPDSLVNFLARMGWGYQNQEIFSMDELISLFDVKKVSKSPAVFDTIKLNWINAQYLKKSSPDYIYQQIQEKVTMSEQEALPLINLFLPKAANINELVDGINYCTSYEYPFEEELMATYLSKEDTNLLLDETTKELKKIDGWNTETIETAIRTLAQNKGIKAAQIIHPLRAALTGRKITPGIFELMEVLGKEKTITRLLNKSWLAKRS, encoded by the coding sequence ATGACTACAATTAAAACTCGATTTGCACCATCCCCGACTGGACACCTTCATATTGGAGGAGCCAGAACAGCACTCTATTCATATCTATTTGCGAAACAGAATAACGGCAAGTTCATCCTTCGAATCGAAGATACCGATAAGGAACGATCAGATGACAGATTTTCACAAGATATTATCAATGCGTTATTATGGCTTGGCATCACATGGGATGAAGGCCCATATTATCAATCGAAAAGAATTGACATATATAACGAATATAGCAATATTCTGCTGAAGCAAGGTCTGGCCTATAAAAAAGACGAGGCTGTATTTTTTAGAATACCCGAGACGGATAGAATAGAAATTAACGATCTTATCCATGGGAAGATTACGTTCAACACAAAAGAACTAAACGATTTCGTAATCATCAAAAGCGATGGATATCCGGCTTTTCACTTTGCTGTCGTCATTGATGACGCAGTTATGGGCATTACTCATATCATTCGAGGAGACGATCATATCAGCAACACACCGAAGCAACTGCTACTGTATCAAGCATTAGAACTCACCATACCGGTATACGCTCACCTACCGCTTATCGTGGGAAAAGATCATACTCCGCTAAGCAAAAGACATGGCGACACTGCCTTGTCGGAATACCAAAAACATGGTTATTTGCCGGACTCCCTGGTTAATTTCCTGGCAAGGATGGGCTGGGGCTACCAGAACCAGGAAATATTCAGCATGGATGAACTAATTTCTCTTTTTGATGTAAAAAAAGTCAGCAAATCCCCGGCAGTATTCGATACCATTAAACTCAACTGGATTAACGCCCAATACTTAAAAAAATCCTCACCAGACTATATCTACCAGCAAATACAGGAAAAAGTCACTATGTCAGAACAAGAGGCACTTCCACTCATCAACCTCTTTTTACCCAAAGCCGCAAATATTAATGAGTTAGTTGATGGCATCAACTATTGCACCTCTTACGAATATCCTTTTGAAGAAGAACTGATGGCAACCTATCTTTCTAAAGAAGACACAAATTTGCTGCTGGATGAAACGACCAAAGAACTCAAAAAAATCGATGGCTGGAATACTGAAACCATAGAAACCGCTATTCGTACCTTAGCTCAAAATAAAGGCATAAAAGCAGCACAGATAATTCACCCACTCAGAGCAGCCTTAACCGGACGAAAAATAACTCCTGGAATTTTTGAGCTAATGGAAGTTCTAGGGAAAGAAAAAACCATTACCAGGCTGTTGAACAAAAGCTGGTTAGCTAAAAGATCCTAG